CATGGCTGTGGggatcttctttgggtctatcaCCTTCATGTATTTTAAGCCTCCTTCAAACAACTCCCTGGAGCAAGAGAAGGTGTCTTCTGTGTTCTATACCACAGTGATCCCCATGCTGAACCCATTAATATATAGTTTGAGGAACAAAGATGTAAAGAAAGCAATGGGCATGCTCTTGGTAGGAAAATAAGTCTTACTTTTGGCAAATAATAGATGGGAGAAGTAAATTGTTCTAAAGAAAAATCTCtattagtttttatttctctcttgaaCTATACAGCATATCTATGCTTGTGATACTTAGATTACTCTCAGGGAATCTGTATATTAGTCAAGCACTATACCACAGAATTACATCAAGAATCCGTATTTTCAAAAATGCTTTACCATGTGTTGTTGATTCAGttttccaatgaaatgaaaatgattttgtaAAGTTAGGATCAGTGCTTTGAAGAAAACTactctttcttttatatatattaaatgataAGTCAGATTTTTCTCTAACTTGACTCTTCTCATCCTAATATTCAATACTTGATTCTTGAAACCTTTGTAAGTCTAGCTCAGCAATAAAGGGTTTGGTCCCATGATCCCTTTCACTATCCTTGAATAACTGTGAGTGATTCTGTCTTGTGTAGGCTCAGTAAAAGAAggcacaggcttttttttttcatgattacaATGACTGTGTTATATTTGGATTATATAATTTTACGGCTTTCTTCCTATCTTATAGCTCTTAcattcccttcttccccctcATCTGAAATGTTTCTTTAGCGTTAAAGGGGATAGTAGTACAAATGAGTTGCTTAGGTTTCAGACTTTATATATCACTTATGCTCAGCATCTTATGTAGccatgagtcttttttttttttaccattgttCAATGTAAACAGAAGCTTGTCTCATTAATGTTGAGAATATATTTTGCCTAaaggtataaacataaatatttaagagGCAGATTGGAATTAGACCTATTTGGAGAATCATTAGTAGTAATTTCTCTCATAGAACTGATTGATAGAGTACTTATGAAATCTGAGAGCTGGGACACACTCTCTTCATTGTGTCATCAATGTGCTCATGAAACTCCAACACATAGTTCTAACCCCAAGGACAAAGGTGTTCCTGGCCATAACCAGGGGACAGAAACATGTATAGACAATGGGAAAAAGAAGATTAATGGGGGAAAAGAGGAGTATACAGAAGAAGAAGGgagatgaaattaaaaataatcaaaatgcaAAATGCATCATACACATGTATAAAACTATCAGagtacaaattttattttagtttttgaaagAAAAGCTGAAATGTGAGAGGTAGTGAGCTACTCactaatatttaatgtttataaaCATGGAACTGGATTATGGATCTATCCATTAATCCTTGAGAGAACAAGACAAATGCCCAAGAAAATTGAAAGGAACACAGGAAAAGCACTTGTAGAAAAGATTGGCAATTTCATTCTGTAGCTTCTGCTCAATGtggtttaacatttctttttctgttcagaGTATTCACAGTCCTTGATTTCCATTTGCCTTTTGACTTTCATGAGTCAATAACTCCTCATCCTAAGACTAAGACAAAGTAAAGGAAGTATGTACCCTTCCCATCatgatttattattaaatataaatgttaTTCAATTAGCTGTGCTATAAGAAATCCCCAGGAAGTGTAAGaatgaggaaagaagaaaaacatttatttttaattgcagacAATATTATAGCTTACTCCCAAAGCCCTAGAGAATCAGTGataagccagccctgatgagacttgagaggatagggtcagatagaaagcaaggaggtcctcccctatcaagggactaggtGAGAGtgatagggggagaagagggagggtaggactggtaGGAAACAAGGGATGGGgatacaaccaggatacaaagtgaataacttgtaataaacaaacaaagcagccTTAAGTTTTAGTAAGATGTTGAGAGATAAGTTAATACTCAGAATTCATTAGGAAATTTATCTAGCTACAAGACATAAACCCCACTGTAAAGCAATGAGGAGACGATAGaataatatatgtacatgtacTGAACAGAAAGAGTGAAGAATTTATCCGAGAGAGAGTTTCAAATATGCCCAAAAGATACAGAAGTAAACTTGAAAGGGTGGAAACTTAATGCTTGAATAGAAAGACCCAACATTCACATATGCTAGGTTTTCACAATTAATTTGCAAACTTTTATGCTCctagatagccatttttactttaGAGAAACATCGTCATACACAAACTTATTCATGAGAAGTTGAAGCACACGAAACTGCACTTATTTAAGAAGAACAAAGATTGGTTTTGACAATTataaattttagaattatttCTGCACTCAAAATAACAGTTGATTATGTTCATGATTCTTATCTTGACCTCAGTTCATAAACAATAGCTGATTTTCATATTACCACAGCATACTGGTGGTTGGCATTTCTATCATGTCGTGCAAACagatattttattaatatgtGCTTAACTTTGCTTTAtccaaaataatcatttaaatatttatctatGAAACCATTTTTATTGTTTGGAATACTATTTTATGGACTTCTCAGTTATTTGCTTAGTTAATGGTGATCAGTCAGGGTATTTTATtctgttacaaataaagtttcTATTAGTTCCATATTGCTctgattatatataatttaatttaaagaaataccTAGATAAAAGGCCTGTAAATTATGCTAAATGACCTCTTCGTCAGTCATCAAACTGCTGATCTGCTTCTGAATGAGGCAAAATTTAAATTTGTAACAGTTATGGATAAGAGTTACAGCTGGTCTGTTCGTTACAGGATAAACTTGATTTCATATTATTATGCTAATTTTAACAATTTTAGTGTAtgcatattttacatttttcaatttgttttcctCAGTGAAGAAGATACAAAACGTGCTTTCATGTTCTTAGTGTTcacttgttttattatttcagttGTGTTGTTATAGATAACACTGATGAAAAATATAGCAAGGGAGGAGTTCAGCCAGAGGACCCCACTCCTATCTGATGAACTATTGGCTATGGATATGATTTGTAATAATTAAGAACAATGAAGATTTATTCCTCTTTATTAACGAATAAATGTAATAGTAGAAACATGCATGACTGttattttgcaaaaaaaaaatgtgttgttattCCAGTTAGAAAATTTTACATAAGaattcttatttttacattaatttggGAGAATATAGATCCTTGAGAAAAGCACAAAAAATGGGATCTAGGTTATTGGCTTGATGTATCCCAAAGCTTTCATCTAAATTTTTAACAAAggatttttaacaaaaattaaaaaaaatatttaaagagaaatACAGCACCCAAGTTACTGAGGAAAAACTAATGCTCATAAAAATTTGTGACAGAAAAAGTACAATGATTCACTTCTTCTACGTACTAAATAGACTAAGCTCTTTGCACATGCTATAAAACCAAGCCATTTTCTTTGAGACCTACATGAGGCAACTAGGACAAAAAGGCCTTAAACAGAACCTTGCCATGTCTAGGATCTACCAAGTCTCAGTACTGGTTCCCTTACACTTCATTAATCAGCATTTTGCCTCCACTTTCACCATCCTATCTAGTGACCAAAAACTGCATAAATACTTTTttgttcaaaaaagaaaaaatgttgcttgtatcatatttgtttttttatcttgctttttgaaaatatttatttttgacattatattataattacattttatccTTCTCTTTTGTCCCCCCAAACTCTCTAATGTGGCCCACCTTGATCTCTTTTTAattcatggcctctatttttcattatttttttcttacatagagctagtgaagtcatggatcttggaagaGAACTTGCAACTGTATTTTACTACACCACCAATATATTTAACTATATTCTACATAATTTTCCTTATACCCATAAGCAATAAATGTtcctataaagaaaaagaatacaaatttattttaaaaagaatggacCAGAGATATGGTTCAGAACCCAGAATCTACTTCAGGCATCTCACAAATTCCTGTAACTCTGGATTCAAAGGAGCAGAGATTATATTCCAGACTACAAAAATGCATGGACATACACAGAGTTCATACACTCGCATAGATGTAAACATTCCCACAGACATGAATGATAgattgacagacagacagagacagacagacagacagacagacagacagacagacagacagacagatagatagatagatagatagatagatagatagatagatagatagataagacagggtctctccttgtCTATCATTGATGCACATAGCGGGAAAATAAATGTACAGGAGAACACACATGTGACAGCTTGTGTGTAAGCAAAGTATCTGAAATGACAAATCAACTGCAACTTGGCCTTTTAAGGTCATGCAGGTGTGCTGACAATTCCGATTCCAATTTCATTTTTTCTAGAGAGGAAAACCAATAGAACCTGTCTTCCATTCAGCAAATATCCCTGTCTACTATGTCTAAATTATTCTGTTTCATCCATAATAGCACAATTGGGTCCCACCCAGTGGTAAGATTTCCACTGACTTAGTTATGTTTCAGAAATCACAAATGGATAGAAAAGCCATGTGACTGAAATGCTTCCATTTCTATTAAGAACGTCAAGGCTTTGAAATTAGAGCTTACTTATTGCAAATACTTAAGGAGATAATTAGAAACTCACAGGCTGATGAAGAAAGAGTAGAATAAGGGAGAAGTGAAAGAAAAGTTGTTGAGAATAGAGCATAGGtcaggcaaagaaaaagaaagttccaGGTAATCTGCCAGCTGGACAGAGATAATTTTTGCTGATGAAACTATTTATTAGTTCACGTTGAGTAATTTGCCTTTGATCTTCAAGTGTTCAAAGCAACAGTGATATCTGCATTATCCATTACACAGAAAGGCCTAGCTTTTTAATATAGTATGATTACACTATTAGGATGTAAGTCTTTCTCTATTACTTTTTAGACATAATTGGCACTTGCTGTAGCACTTTCTTCAGAGAACATTTTACTTCCTTATTTCTCAAGCTATAGATCAAAGGATTCAGCATGGGCGTGACCAGGTTATTCAAGACCTGAACAGCTGCATTAAgccaggggttgggggtgggctGGAGGTATATGAGGACCACTGGCATAAAGGCAAGAAGGATGGCAGTGAGGTGGGCGCTGCAGGTGGAGAAGGCTCTATGCCGGCCCTCAGCAGAGCGGATCTGCAAAATGGAACAAAGGATGCAGCTGTAGGaggtgaggatgaggaggaagcagctgagaggcaTCAGGCCCACGCTGATGAGCCCCACCATCTCCAGAACTGATGTGTCTGCACAAGCCAGCTTTAGCATCACAGGGATGTCACAGAAGTAGTAGTCCACCTCATTGGGGCCACAGTAGGGCAACTGGAAGGTGAGAGCGGTCAGAAAGGTAGCCTGAATACAGCCAAAAAATGATGTCCCCGTGGCCAGGATGGCACACACTCTGTGGTTCATGATTATTGAATAGCGTAGAGGGTAGCATATGGCAACAAagcggtcataggccatcacTGTGTACAGGAAACATTCAGTACAACCCAGAAAATGGTAGAAGAAGAGCTGGCACACACAGCCTGCATAGGAGATGGCTCGGCTGTGACCTGAGAGGTAGAACAGCATCTTGGGAGAGCTCACAGAAGGGAAGAATACGTCACACACTGAGAGCTGGCACAGGAAGAAATACATCGGCGTGTGAAGCCGAGTGGAGGAGACAATCGCGAGGAGTATGAGCAAGTTCCCCACGAGGGTGAAGATGTATAAAGACAAAAACAGGACAAAGAGCATGGTCTCCAGACCCTCTGTGTGCGGGATGCCCAGCAGGAGAAACTGAGTCACTACGGAGAGATTCCTCATAGCTTGGTGAATGGCTAAACCGTAACACTGGCCTCCAAGACACAAACCCTGAAGTCAGCCCAGGGATTTCTCGCATgcatattttttgttcttgtttttgtttgtttaacaaaCACCTTTATGTTATAGAGGCAGACCTACAGTGAGGAAAAACAACGTGAAGACAATAAACGCTTATtagtataattataaatataatttaagttTTTACTTAaagtttttacttaaaatttaagTTTTTACTTTTTGTACTAAAGTCCAACCTTGATTTGAACTTGTTATGGAGCCTTTTTTGCCGAAGATTATATTTAGGATtttaggcagaaaaaaaatttattaaggATTTAGCTAagcaaaaggaaaccaacagaaaaaGAATAAACTCCCAAGGAACAACCCCATTCATAAGACAgagtctccttccttcttctttgctCTCTTGTTTAGTTCAAAGTTGAGTTATAGTTCTAGAACTGAGACTTTTTGGGGTAAGCTCCTGAGGTAACTAAGACACAAGTGGGAGAAGCATTCTTCCCCAAGGCAGAGCGCACCAATTGGTTATACAATAGGAAACGGTCAGCCTGGAATACAAAGACGCAAGTAGCATCATACGGATGAACCAGgctgtatttaggaatatgtatatgtattcatatatgtgtgtgagtaacaacaaataatgaaaaataatcccataaatttaaaatagaacatggggaagatatattttaaaaaaaaaatttgcagaattttttcagaaaaaaaaaaaaaaaaacaaaaaaacaaaaacttttagtGTTGGAGGAAAAATAGTACTTTCCTGGACTGTAAAAGttaattttctagaaaaaaaattctgttttcaaactAAACTATATAACCAATTTTAAACATATTAGAGTTTTATTGGTAATAACAAGCTAATTCTACAGTTTGCACTAAAACAGGGGATATTAACAGAAAAGCAATTTTTCTTCGTTTTTATTCTCATTAAATACAATTAATTACTTCTCTTTTTCATATACAAAAAAGAAGTATTAAAGCTCAAACTAGCAATTTTAGCACTTACTTAAGCATTGCATTATTGAGTTCATGTGCACTGGTTAAGGTAGGAATATTCTTCAGCAAGACCGAATAGAGAATGCAAAaacaattataatttatttttgtcaaaCTGCACAAAAAAGCAGCCCAAAATAGTCCGTTCAATATTAATTCTGGAATAAAAgagtatttattaaaaaaatagaagtcaATTATCGTAGGTAACAACTTATTCAAAAATATACTTAGATA
This is a stretch of genomic DNA from Meriones unguiculatus strain TT.TT164.6M chromosome 1, Bangor_MerUng_6.1, whole genome shotgun sequence. It encodes these proteins:
- the LOC110539984 gene encoding olfactory receptor 10D1B-like; translation: MRNLSVVTQFLLLGIPHTEGLETMLFVLFLSLYIFTLVGNLLILLAIVSSTRLHTPMYFFLCQLSVCDVFFPSVSSPKMLFYLSGHSRAISYAGCVCQLFFYHFLGCTECFLYTVMAYDRFVAICYPLRYSIIMNHRVCAILATGTSFFGCIQATFLTALTFQLPYCGPNEVDYYFCDIPVMLKLACADTSVLEMVGLISVGLMPLSCFLLILTSYSCILCSILQIRSAEGRHRAFSTCSAHLTAILLAFMPVVLIYLQPTPNPWLNAAVQVLNNLVTPMLNPLIYSLRNKEVKCSLKKVLQQVPIMSKK